The Novosphingobium sp. Gsoil 351 genome contains the following window.
TCACGTCGTCGCTGGTGCCGTTATAGGGTGCCGCGGTGTCGCCGGGCAGCGAGTGATCGATCTGCTGGTACTGGACCAGCGTGACGATCCCACCCGCATCGACCTTGACGCTGAACACCACTTGGGCGTTGGTTTCCGCGGTCGGAACGCTGGCCCCGGTGTAACCGACAACGGTGCCACCGCTGAGCTTGACCAGCGTGATCGCGTTGCCGCCGCTGGCCAGGCCCGACGTCGCGCTGGCGACGTTCAGGGCATAGCCCAGCACCGGCGCCGCCGCCGCGCCATCGGCGCCGCCGCTGGACGTGAGCGAGAACACCCCGCCGAAGTTGCCGCTGGCGGTCGTCGCCGTATCGGAGGCCGCACCCGCGGTGTTGGCGTCCATCGTCCGCAGCGTGATCCCCGCCTCGTCGGTCTGGATCACGTTGATCGAGGGGCCATCATCGAGGAAGGTCACGTTGCCGCCGATCGCCTGGCTGGCGAAGGCGGTGTCGCCGTCGAAGTCCTTGAGCGTGATCGTCGCGTTGACGAGGCCCGCAAGGCTCAGCGCGTCGTTGTAGTCGGCGGCAGTGTTGCCGTCCTGGTTGTGCTCGAGCGCGACGTTCTGGGTCAGCGTGACCTTGCCGTCGGCGCCGATGCTCAGCGTGAACGCCGTCTGCGCCGCACCGTACTGGCCGGTGATCGTGGTCGCGTTGGTCTGGACCAGCGAGATCGCCTGGTCGCCGATCGCGGTCTTGAGCGTGGTCACACCCCCGCCCGAGATCGTCAGGCCATACGTCGTCCCCGCCGCCGCGGTGCCGCCGAACGGACCGTCCGCGCCGAACGCCGAGGTCGCCGTGATCGCCGCGCCCGTCGAGGTCATGCTGATCGGACCACCAGCGAAGTTCACCCCCGCGTTGGTCTCGTCAACGCTCACCGCCGACCCCGCGGCCACGTTGCTCAGGCTCGGACCGTCGTCGGCGAAGCGGATGTTGCCCCCAAGGTCCACCGTCTCGCTGTCGCTCGCCGTGTCGCCGTCGTTGTCCGTGATCGTCGAACTCGCGGTCAGCGTGATCACGCCGGTCCCCAGGATCACGTCGTCGCTGGTGCCGTTATAGGGTGCCGCGGTGTCGCCGGGCAGCGAGTGATCGATCTGCTGGTACTGGACCAGCGTGACGATCCCACCCGCATCGACCTTGACGCTGAACACCACTTGGGCGTTGGTTTCCGCGGTCGGAACGCTGGCCCCGGTGTAACCGACAACGGTGCCACCGCTGAGCTTGACCAGCGTGATCGCGTTGCCGCCGCTGGCCAGGCCCGACGTCGCGCTGGCGACGTTCAGGGCATAGCCCAGCACCGGCGCCGCCGCCGCGCCATCGGCGCCGCCGCTGGACGTGAGCGAGAACACCCCGCCGAAGTTGCCGCTGGCGGTCGTCGCCGTATCGGAGGCCGCACCCGCGGTGTTGGCGTCCATCGTCCGCAGCGTGATCCCCGCCTCGTCGGTCTGGATCACGTTGATCGAGGGGCCATCATCGAGGAAGGTCACGTTGCCGCCGATCGCCTGGCTGGCGAAGGCGGTGTCGCCGTCGAAGTCCTTGAGCGTGATCGTCGCGTTGACGAGGCCCGCAAGGCTCAGCGCGTCGTTGTAGTCGGCGGCAGTGTTGCCGTCCTGGTTGTGCTCGAGCGCGACGTTCTGGGTCAGCGTGACCTTGCCGTCGGCGCCGATGCTCAGCGTGAACGCCGTCTGCGCCGCACCGTACTGGCCGGTGATCGTGGTCGCGTTGGTCTGGACCAGCGAGATCGCCTGGTCGCCGATCGCGGTCTTGAGCGTGGTCACACCCCCGCCCGAGATCGTCAGGCCATACGTCGTCCCCGCCGCCGCGGTGCCGCCGAACGGACCGTCCGCGCCGAACGCCGAGGTCGCCGTGATCGCCGCGCCCGTCGAGGTCATGCTGATCGGACCACCAGCGAAGTTCACCCCCGCGTTGGTCTCGTCAACGCTCACCGCCGACCCCGCGGCCACGTTGCTCAGGCTCGGACCGTCGTCGGCGAAGCGGATGTTGCCCCCAAGGTCCACCGTCTCGCTGTCGCTCGCCGTGTCGCCGTCGTTGTCCGTGATCGTCGAACTCGCGGTCAGCGTGATCACGCCGTCGGCGAGGATCGCGAACTGATCGTCAAACGGCGCGGCGGTCGCGCTCGGATCGTTGGCGATGGGGTGGTCTATCTGCTGGAACTGGCTAAGCGTCACAACGCCGTTGGCGTCCACAGCGACGCTGAACACCGGGGTGCCGCCAGCCGAGCCGACGATCGCGCCGGCCTGCATAGCCAGGGTAATCGCGACCCCGCCGCTGGTCAGACCCGAAGCAGAGTTGGTCACCGCGAGGCCCGTAGCTGAGCGTCGGCGCGCTGGCGGCGCCATCCGAGCCGGCGACCGAGGCGAGGGTGAAGACATTACCGAACTTCGCGGTCGAGACTGCGGTATCGGTCAGCAAGCCGATGGTCTCGGCATCCTGCGTGATCAGGGTAACTCCGCTTTCGGCGTTCTGGGTCACGTTGATCGCGGGGACATCGTCGAGGATCGCCACGTTGAAGCGGCCAGTCATCGTGTCGGTATCGCTGTCGGTGACCTGGAAGGTCACCCCCATCAGCATGGCTGTGTCCTCGCCCGTCGCAGTGTGCTGCACCGGCTGGGAGAGCGTGGTCGAATAAGTGTAGGTCACATCGCCCGCGAGCGGCCCAACGGTTGCCCCGGTGAGCGCGATGCGGATCACTTCGACGCCCATTGCGTTGGTTTCGCGGCCAACTAACGCCGTGCCCTCGATGGCGAACACCACCGGTTGGCCCGACAGCGTCTTGAGCTGGGTGTCGTAGGCCGGAAGATCGACCAGTACGATCGACCCGGCCAGATTGGCCGGGGTCGGCGTGTCGGCGCCGAAGTTGACGACCGCGCTGCCGGTGGTGTCGGTCAGGCTGTTGCTGCCTGCGGTTTCAGCCGGGTGAACCAGCGCACTGCCGTCCGGATTGTGCAGCGGGAAGCCGTCTTCGTCGACCATGAGGTTGGTCGTGGACTTCACCATCGGGACGGAGTCGGCGAGCAGGTTGAGCGTGACCGTCGCGGTGGAGCTGTCGCCGTCACGGTCGGTGATCGTATAAGTGAAGCTGTCCGCGCCCTCGGCCCCCGCGTTGGGGGTGTAGGTGAAGGTGCCGTTACCGTTGTAGGCGACCGTGCCCTTGGCGGCGCCCGTGGTCAGCGCGATGCCGGTCGACAGGATCACCCCGTCGGCGCCGGTGGTGTCGTTGGCGAACGCGTCGATGACCAGCGCGGTCTGCTCGGACACGGTGAACGGACCGTCGGCGACTGCCAGCGGCAGGTCGTCCACCACTTTAACGTCGAGGCTGTCGGTCGCGACCGAACCGTCGCTGTCGGTGACGGTCACCGCGAAGCTGTCGAAGATCGCATCGTTGCCCGCGGCGTTGTGCGCCAGAGTATTATCATTGAGGGTGTAGCTATAGGCCACCGTCGCCGAGACGGTGTCGCCCGCCGCGTCCTTGACCGGCGTCACCCCGGTGATCGTCAGCGTTCCCTGCGCGGTGACGATGGTCTGTCCGGAGACAAACGCGCCGCCGGTGAACACCGTCTTGGTGCCGACCACGATGGTCGCGATGCCGTCGATCCCGGCGGTGGTGAAGCTGCCGGCCTTGGTCAGCGCGCCCACGCTCGGGTTCGACCCATCGCTCAGGTTTGCCTCAAACACCGTCTGCTCGCCGCCTTCGGTGTTCAGCCCGGTGATCGTCACCGGGTCGTTGGCGCCGTTGATGGTCACTGTCAGCGTCGCGGTGGCGGTATCGCCGTCGCGGTCACGGATCGTATAGGTGAAGCTCTCGGTCAGCTTGTCGTCGCCGTCGAGGCCTTGGACCGCGGCCAGCGAATTGTTGAGCGTGTAGGTGTAGCTGCCGTTGGCGTTGAGCGTAATGCTGCCGTAAGTGCCCGCGAGCGCGCTGCCAATGGTGCCCCCGGCGATTGCGACCACCGCGCCGCCAGCCGCTGGCCCATCCGCGCCGATGCTGTCCGCGCCCGCGGCGTTGCCGTCAGAACCGACGCCGGTGAGCACATTGCCGCTGGCGGTGGTCGGGCCGTCCTCGGTCACCGCGTCGGTATCGTTGGCGGCGAGCGGGGAATCGTCCTCGATGGTCACGGTCAGCGTGGTCGGAACCGTGGCAGTGCCGTCCGAGACGCTCACCGGAACGACGAAAGTCTTGGTGTCCTCGACGTTCGCGGTCGCCTGATCGACCGGGCCGAGCAGGGTCACCGTGTAGGCGCCGGTGTTGTCGATGGCGATGCGGATCACGGCGGTCTCGCCGACCGAGCCGGTCAGCGTACCGGTGCCGATGCCGCTCCAGGTCACGGTCGCGCCGCCCGAAGTCAGCACCGCGCCGGGATTGCCGAGGGTGACCGTCGCCGGTTCACCGTCGGCGTCGGTGATCGAGATTGTCCCGCCCGAAGTCGCGCTGTCGGTGGTGTCGGTGTTCCCGACGGCATCCGCATTGGCCCCCGCAAGCCCCTCTTCCGAAACCGTCGCCGCGCCGGTGCCGACCACGGGTGCGTCGTTGGTGCCGTTGATCGTGATCGTCAGCGTGGTGGTGCTGGGATCGCCGTCGCCGTCGGTGAGGGTGTAGCGGAAGGTCTCGGTCAGCGTCTCGCCGTCGTCGAGCCCCTGGACCGCCGCGTTGGCGTTGTTGAGCGCATAGCTGTAGCTGCCGTCGGCGGCGAGGGTTAGCGTGCCATAAGCGCCGGCGAGGCCGGTTCCGACCGTCCCCGAAACGATCGTGTCGCCGCTGGCGACAAACGCAACCGCGGTGACGATGGCGCCGTCCGCGCCTTTGGTGTCGGCCACACCATCGGTGGTGTTGGCGTCGCCTTCGACCCGGTCGACCGCAGTTACGACGTTGCCGGTGGCGAGGGTCGGGCCGTCTTCCTTGACGCTGTCCACGTCCGCCCGAGCGCTCGGCACGTCATCGACGATCGCGATGGTCAGCGTGCCGGTCGAGGAATCGTTGTCCTTATCAGCGACGGTAACCGCGAACGCATCCGAGGTGTTGTCGCCGCTGGTGTTGGTCGTCAGTTGATAGGTGTAGCCGATCGAGCCGCTGGCGATGCTGGTAATCGTCAGGGTACCTAAGCTGCCTGGGATCGTCTGGCCGACCGTGGTCACCACCGTATTGCCGATGGTCACCGTCGCCGGACCATCGGGCGCGGTGAAGGTGAAAGTGCCGCTGGCGAACTCACCGTCTCCAGCCGCCGCCGAACCGGCGGGCAGTCCGGCCTCGAGCACTTGCGTCGAACCCGGCGTTCCAGCGACGGGAAGCGTCAGCGTGGTGCCGCTGTCGGTGATGGTGATGACGAGGTTGGCGGTGGCCAGATCGCCGTCGCCGTCGCGCACGGTGTAGGCGAAGCTGTCGCTGACCCCGCCCGGAGTCCCGGCGTTGCGGGTGTAGCTGTAGGTGCCGTTGGCGGCGATCGTCAGCGTGCCGTACTGGCCCTGAAGCGTCGCCCCGGCGAGCGCGGTGGATTCGCCGCGCGCATAGGGACAGCACGACGATGCCATCGGCGCCGGGGGTGTCGTTGGCGGTGACGCTGCCCGCGATCGGACCATAGGTTCCGGCGGCGACGTTCCCGGCGTCGTCCCGCGCAGTCGGGGTGTCGTCGGCGATGGCGACGACCAGCGAGGTGCTGGCGGTATCGCCGTCGCTGTCGGTCACAACGACGCTGAAGCTGTCGCTGTCGGGATCGGCCAGGGTGTTGTCGGTCAGGGTGTAGCTGTAGCTGTAGGCGCCATTGGCGAGGGTGACGGCGAGCACGCCCTTGGGGGTGGTCACGGTGCCGCCGGCGGTGACGTTGACGCCGTTTATGACCAGGCTGGCGAGCGTATCGCCGCCGGTGGTCACGCCGATAGTGCCGGTCGCGGTCTCGTCGGGGCTCGCCGCGTTCGATCCCGCGGGCTCATCGCCGCGCGCGGGCAGCGCTGCTTCGCTGACGGTGTTGTCGCCCGCGACCGAGACGGTCGGGGTCGAATCCGCGAGCAGCGTGATCGTCACGGTCGCGCGGCTGGTGTCGCCGTCGCCGTCGGTGATCGTGTAGTCGAACTTGACGGTGCCCTGCTCGCCCGCCCCGGGGGTGTAGGTGAAGGTACCGTTAGCGTTGTAGACCAGGGTGCCGGTGCCAGTGAGCGTGCCCGGAACCGCGGCGACCGCGGAGAACGCGACGCTATCCGCCCCCTGGATGTCGTTGCCGAGCGCGTTGACCGTTATCGGCGCGTTCTCGGTGGGTTGGGTAGCGCTGTCGTTGACCGCGAGCGGGACGTCATCGGTAATCGTGATGGTGAACGCGCCGGGCGCGCTGTCGCCGTCGAGGTCGGTCACGACCACATTGAAGGTGACGCTAGTCGTGTCGCCGGCAGTGTTGTCGGCAAGAGTGAAGGTATAGCCGATGACCCCGGCCGCCGGGTCGAAGCTGGTGACGGTCAGCGTTCCGCTCGGGGTCGACACGACCGCGCCTACCGCGACGGTGACGCCGTTGATCGTGGCGGTGACGGGGCCGTCGCCGCCGGCGAAGGTAACCGTGCCGCTGGTGGTCTCGGTCGGCGCCGGAGCGTTGGAGCCCGGCGCCTCGCCGGTGCGCGCGGGCAGGCCCGATTCAGCGACGATCGTCGCGGCGCTGCCCGGGGGCGGCACCGAAGTGATCACCGGGGTCGCATCGGCGATGGCGATGGTCAGCGTCGCGGTCGAAGCCGAACCGTCGGAGTCGGTCAGGGTATAGGTGAACGCATCGCTGACCCCGCCGGGGGGTGCCGGGGTTGCGGGTGAAGCTGTAGCTGCCGTCGGCCTTGATCGTCAGCACGCCGTATTGGCCCGAGACCTGGAGGTTGCCGGCCGAATCGAAGCTGGAGTCGGTGTTCGCCGCGACGTTGTTGCTGGCGATCCGGGTAATCGTCGCGTTGTCCGCGCCCAGCGTATCCGCGCCCGCGGCGCCGCTGGTGGTGGCGGCGCCGGTGATGACGTTGCCGGTCTGCGCGGTGTAGGTCCCGGCGGGGACCGTGTCGGTATCGTTGCGCGCGATCGGCGCGTCGTCGGCGGCGTTGATCGTCAGTCGCGAGGTGGCGACATCGCCGTCTGAATCGGTCAGCGTGACGGTGAACTGATCGGCGACCGTCCCGCCGACGATGTTGTCGGTCAGGGTGTAGGTGAAGTTGGCAGTGCCGGTCGCGGGATCGAAAGTCGTGATGGTCAGCGTGCCGCGGGGGCTGACGAAAGTCTGGCCGGGGCCAGTGAACACCGTGCCGTTGATCGTCAGCGAAGCGATCCCGTCCGGCGAATTGAACACGATCGTGCCGCTGGTGGTCTCGGAGTTGGCCGCCGCGTTCGAACCGGCGGGTTCGCCGTTGCGCGCGGGCAGGCCGCTTTCGGCGACGCTGGCGGTGGCGTCGGTGGTGGCGACCGGCTGGTTGACGGTGACGATCCCGATCGTGGGATTGCGATCGAGCGGCTGGGGAAGCACCTCCTCGCGCCGCTCGGCGACGAACCCGAACTCGGTCGGCGGCAAGAGGTCGCCGATCGGGTGGGCATTCTGGATCGGACCGGCGTCTTCGAAAAAGTTGTTGCCCGAACTGCGCGGCAGGCCGGCGGCGGGCTGGATCGGCTCATCCCCGATCAGCAGGGCGGCAAGGTTCAGGGGCGGCACCGCGACCCCGTCGATCACGATCTGCGGCACGTCGATCGCGCCCTCGGGAATGACGAAGACCTGGCCGTTGTCGAGCGTGATCACCAGATCGCGGCCGACCACCTTGATGTCGTCAAGCGTGGCCCCCGCGGGCAGCACGATCACCCCGTTTGCGTCGGCGATCAGCGGGGTTCCGCCGGTGCGCGCAGCGGCAGAGGCCGCAGCTGCGATCTCGGGAACCATCTGGCTGCGATCGCTACCTGCCTCGTTCGCGGTGTCGCGACCGTTGCCCGGGATGTTTTCGTAATCCATCAGCCTGCCTTCGCCCTGGTGCAGCGAACCGCGAGACGGTTCGCCTTATTTGCGTGTGGTCGCAGGACAGGCGCTGGCAGAAAGCGCGTGGACACAGTCCGCGCACCATCCAGAAACCAACCTGCGCCCTGTCGGCGGGTGGCTGCGTATCGCGGTTCAGCCTAACCCTGGCTAACCGACTCGCGAACCTTATTCCCGCCGCATGTCAAGCAAACCACCGCCCAAATGGCCTTGCAAGAGGATTAACCATGGTTAGGTTTGGCTAATATTCTGTGCAAAAAGTCACAGCCAAGGGAATCCAGCGAGTCGCGAAGGTTTTTCGCCGGTTTCGACGAGCCGTGGCTTGTCAGCGGTGAACGGCACGAAATTGGCGGGCCTGTGGCCGCCGGGCAACTATGGCGCGGTGCGTGGCTCCGTCGCCTCTGCCAAGGCCACGTAAAAGCGCTCTGCCGAATCGGTGTGCCAGGCTCGCGGGGTCCAACCGGCGGCGAGGAGCAGCATCGCAGCGCTCCGCAAGTCGTACTTGTGGCTGTTCTCGGTATGGATGGTTTCGCCCGAGGCCATCGCGAAAGTCTTTCCGGCGATCGTGAAGCTCAAATCGCGCTGCGCGGCGAGATGCATCTCGATCCGCCCCAATGCATCGTTCCAAAGCGCCAGATGACGGAAGGCCTCGCGCGGAACATCGCCGTCCAGCTCGCGGTTGATCCGGTCGAGCAGGTTGAGGTTGAACGCCGCCGTGACCCCCGCGGGATCGTCGTAGGCGGCGAGAAGCGTGGCTTCGTCCTTCAACCGGTCCATCCCGATCAGGAGCATCGTGCCGCCATGGTCCTTGGCCCCCAGCGTCCGCCGCATCGAGCGAAGCAGGTCGACCGCGCTCGGCGGAACAAGATTGCCGATGGTCGAGCCGGGGAAAAACCCCAGCTTGGGCATGTCCGCCACTTCGGACGGCAATGCGACCGGCTTGGTGAAGTCCGCCTCGACAGGGTAGACCGGCAGACCGGGGAAACCGGCGGCGAGCGTTGCGGCGGACTGACGCAGGAAATCGCCTGAGATGTCGATCGGCACATAGGCCGCGGGCTGGATGGCGCGCAGCACGAGCGGGGTCTTGGCGCTGCTGCCCGATCCGAACTCGACCACCGCGCGGCCCGGCCCGATCGCCGCCGCGAAGTCGGCCCCGTGGCGCTCGAGGATCTCAGTCTCGGCGCGGGTCGGGTAGTACACGGGCAGTCCGGTGATGTCTTCGAACAGCTGCGATCCGGTCTCGTCATAGAACCACCGCGCGGGGACTGCCTTATGGCGCTGGCTCAGGCCCGCTAGAACATCCTCGCGGAACGCGGTATCGATACCTTGCGCATCGTGTTCGACGATCCGCAGACCCGCCTCGACCGTCATCAGATGTCCCTCGCGAGCCGCAGGCCGGTGAACTGCCAGCGTTGATGCGGATAAAAGAAGTTGCGATAAGAAGCACGCGAAGACCCCCGCGGGGTCGCACAGCTTGCCCCGCGCAGCACGAACTGGCCCGACATGAACTTGCCGTTGTATTCGCCGACCGCCCCCACTGCAGGCCGGAAGCGGGGATAGGGGAGATAGGCCGAACGGGTCCACTGCCAGCAATCCCCGAACAGCGCGGTTCCGCCTACAGGTTCGACCGTACCGGAAGTATCTAGCTGGTTGCCCGCCGCCCGATCGCAACCGACGGCAGCGGCTTCCCACTCGAACTCGGTGGGCAGCCGAGCGCCCGCCCAATGGGTGAAAGCATCCGCCTCGTAGTAGGAGATATGGGTTACCGGGGCCTGCGGATCGCGCATGGCCCAACCCTCGTGGGTGAACCATCGGTCATCGCGCCAATAGAGCGGCGCCTCCACGCCCTCGCCCTGGACCCATGCCCAACCATCGGACAGCCATAACGCGGGGGTCCGGTAGCCGCCGTCGGCGACAAATTCGGCCCACTCGGCGTTGGTCACCAGCGTGTTGGCAAGCGCGAACGGCTGGAGCAGGACATCGTGAGCGGGGCCTTCGTTGTCGAAGGCGAAGTCCGGCCCGGCATGGCCGATGCGGACGATCCCGCCCGAATGCTCCCGCCAACCCCGCCCGTCCCGATGGCCTACACTTTGCTTGGGATGAGCAGGGCGAAGGGTTTGCGGATAAACCGCTTGGCCAAGCGGGTTTTGCGCGAACGCATGCTTGATGTCGGTCAGCAGCAGTTCTTGATGCTGCTGCTCGTGGGCGATGCCCAGTTCGATCAGCGGCGCCAGTTCGGGCCGGTCGAGTAGCGGCGCCATCGCCGCATCGACATGTCCGCGCCAGCCGCGGATCTCGTCAAGCGAAGGCCGCGCCAGCATACCGCGCGCGGCGCGGGCGAAGCGCGGACCCTCGGCCTCGTAGTACGAATTGAACAGGAACGCCCAGCGCTCGTCGAAGCGGTCGTATCCGCTGCGATGGTCGCGCAGCAGGAAGGTCTCCCAAAACCAGGTGGTATGTGCGAGATGCCACTTGGCCGGCGAGGCGTCGGCCATCGACTGGATCGTCGCGTCCGCATCGGACAACGGCTTGGCCAGCGCCTCG
Protein-coding sequences here:
- a CDS encoding VCBS domain-containing protein — translated: MASSCCPYARGESTALAGATLQGQYGTLTIAANGTYSYTRNAGTPGGVSDSFAYTVRDGDGDLATANLVITITDSGTTLTLPVAGTPGSTQVLEAGLPAGSAAAGDGEFASGTFTFTAPDGPATVTIGNTVVTTVGQTIPGSLGTLTITSIASGSIGYTYQLTTNTSGDNTSDAFAVTVADKDNDSSTGTLTIAIVDDVPSARADVDSVKEDGPTLATGNVVTAVDRVEGDANTTDGVADTKGADGAIVTAVAFVASGDTIVSGTVGTGLAGAYGTLTLAADGSYSYALNNANAAVQGLDDGETLTETFRYTLTDGDGDPSTTTLTITINGTNDAPVVGTGAATVSEEGLAGANADAVGNTDTTDSATSGGTISITDADGEPATVTLGNPGAVLTSGGATVTWSGIGTGTLTGSVGETAVIRIAIDNTGAYTVTLLGPVDQATANVEDTKTFVVPVSVSDGTATVPTTLTVTIEDDSPLAANDTDAVTEDGPTTASGNVLTGVGSDGNAAGADSIGADGPAAGGAVVAIAGGTIGSALAGTYGSITLNANGSYTYTLNNSLAAVQGLDGDDKLTESFTYTIRDRDGDTATATLTVTINGANDPVTITGLNTEGGEQTVFEANLSDGSNPSVGALTKAGSFTTAGIDGIATIVVGTKTVFTGGAFVSGQTIVTAQGTLTITGVTPVKDAAGDTVSATVAYSYTLNDNTLAHNAAGNDAIFDSFAVTVTDSDGSVATDSLDVKVVDDLPLAVADGPFTVSEQTALVIDAFANDTTGADGVILSTGIALTTGAAKGTVAYNGNGTFTYTPNAGAEGADSFTYTITDRDGDSSTATVTLNLLADSVPMVKSTTNLMVDEDGFPLHNPDGSALVHPAETAGSNSLTDTTGSAVVNFGADTPTPANLAGSIVLVDLPAYDTQLKTLSGQPVVFAIEGTALVGRETNAMGVEVIRIALTGATVGPLAGDVTYTYSTTLSQPVQHTATGEDTAMLMGVTFQVTDSDTDTMTGRFNVAILDDVPAINVTQNAESGVTLITQDAETIGLLTDTAVSTAKFGNVFTLASVAGSDGAASAPTLSYGPRGDQLCFGSDQRRGRDYPGYAGRRDRRLGWRHPGVQRRCGRQRRCDA
- the egtD gene encoding L-histidine N(alpha)-methyltransferase; this translates as MTVEAGLRIVEHDAQGIDTAFREDVLAGLSQRHKAVPARWFYDETGSQLFEDITGLPVYYPTRAETEILERHGADFAAAIGPGRAVVEFGSGSSAKTPLVLRAIQPAAYVPIDISGDFLRQSAATLAAGFPGLPVYPVEADFTKPVALPSEVADMPKLGFFPGSTIGNLVPPSAVDLLRSMRRTLGAKDHGGTMLLIGMDRLKDEATLLAAYDDPAGVTAAFNLNLLDRINRELDGDVPREAFRHLALWNDALGRIEMHLAAQRDLSFTIAGKTFAMASGETIHTENSHKYDLRSAAMLLLAAGWTPRAWHTDSAERFYVALAEATEPRTAP
- the egtB gene encoding ergothioneine biosynthesis protein EgtB — its product is MDRIRAAADSVASSLVERFHATRSLSEALAKPLSDADATIQSMADASPAKWHLAHTTWFWETFLLRDHRSGYDRFDERWAFLFNSYYEAEGPRFARAARGMLARPSLDEIRGWRGHVDAAMAPLLDRPELAPLIELGIAHEQQHQELLLTDIKHAFAQNPLGQAVYPQTLRPAHPKQSVGHRDGRGWREHSGGIVRIGHAGPDFAFDNEGPAHDVLLQPFALANTLVTNAEWAEFVADGGYRTPALWLSDGWAWVQGEGVEAPLYWRDDRWFTHEGWAMRDPQAPVTHISYYEADAFTHWAGARLPTEFEWEAAAVGCDRAAGNQLDTSGTVEPVGGTALFGDCWQWTRSAYLPYPRFRPAVGAVGEYNGKFMSGQFVLRGASCATPRGSSRASYRNFFYPHQRWQFTGLRLARDI